The DNA sequence TTTCTTGTTGTTATTATAGCTTTCCAGCATTAATGAGACTGGCAGAAGCCACATTTGGGAGCATGGCTAAAACATATCATGTCACCAGTCGGGTTTTTGGAGGCGGCAAGCATCAGTACTCCGTACCATCACCTCTTTTTTGTTTGCCTGTTAtcactgctgcagcagcaggcaTGGCCTCCTGGAGGTGCTTTGGTGCGACCCTTTTACAATCATTAGGAAAGTTCCAGGAAGGCACTTTGGCAATCGTAAAAGGGTCGTGCCAAAGTGCCTCTGGGAGGCTGTGCCTAggaagcagcagaggaggaggaggaggtggtggttgtggttgtggcaGGTAAAGGTGCAAGGGAAGGagcgggtgggtgggcgggcaagCGGCAGTGGTGGCAAGGGGTGTGCAAACAGGCAAATGGtggtgggattgggggggggcatgatgctaccagcaccttttttcacTGTATGTCATGAGACAGACTTCTAAATAAACCCACAAGAGTTACTAGCTTGGAGAAATAAAATCCAGTCTGCTAGGAAGCCAGAGCCACAGAGGATGGGAATTCCCTtggtatgcgggggggggggggttataaaaaaaaaatgaaactgccTTCTACAAAGCAGGATGGCAAAGTACAGGTGGTACAATCTGGCTCACCTTTGCCAGCCCACTGTTTCCGTCCGCCATGACTAGCAAAGAAAGTAAGTAGCGATCAGTAGGGAAGGACCACAGCTctctggcagagcatctgttctgcattcagaaggtcccaggttcaacccccctgTATGTCTAGGTAAAGCTGGAAgaaacccctgtctgaaaccctggagagctgctgccaagcaGTGAAGACAAAGCTAAGCCacgtggatcaatggtctcactcaTTTTAAAGCAGCTCCCTACATTCCTATGATCTGTCCCTCCTCCACCAACCCACTCACTCTCCTGCATTGAATTCTTTGTCAACTACCAGGTGAGTTGTTAAATACAAGCCTGCTGTGTGCAAAACGGCTTGACATGCTACATATTACATGACTGAAGAACAGCAACATAACAAAATGTTATATCTCAAAATGGGATCTGGCCAGGACACCAGAAACCAAACAGCAACACATTGCTGTTGCAGATAAGACtgcaattccttaaaaaaaaaaaaaaactgtcaggTGTTACATCTTTAATAAAGGATTCAGCTTTTGGTGGGTTCATTGGCTCTTGAAAGGTTGAAGaaaatatactttttttaaaaaaaggtgcccaggtttgaagaaaataaaaaatcaacAGGTATGAGTTTCAGTGAAAGAAAATGATATGCAAATGCCAGTGTGGGGTATAGATTAATTGAGTTGGTCTCATCAACAACATTCAGAAAGGCTAATATTGTGGATGAGCAATGTATTTCTGAGTAAGAAATAAATGAGTCAGAGTATCAGGCGGCAAAACATTGCAAATAAGCAGCATGTAGGCTACCAAATACCACAGCCATTGCACATCCCTGTTCAGAAAGCCTGTGGTAATGCTAGGAAGGTGTTCTAGTGAACACTTTCAGTGTTGTTCTGGTTATTCAGGTTGGGCAGCACCTTCATTTGTCTGGATCTGACAGAGACTGAGGACAGACCTATGCTACAATGCCTTGTTGCTCTTTGTTATTTGTCTCTGCACAGAGAAGATGAGCATGAAATGATGCACCGAGCAATTAAAATGATGAGCTGTTCAGGCCTAGAAGAGCTGCCACCTTCACCTATTCACAGGTATGCTTCCCACCGGCAGCTGTGAGCTCATGCCATTTAGGTGTACCACAGCCAACAGCAGCCTCCTCCAACGTGGTGCCCACAGCTTCATTGGTcaggggccaatgggagttgtagttcaaaacatctggaggacaccaggctggcCAAGTGTATTGCTTAGAAGCCTTGCCTATGGTTTCCTCCATGACATGTTAGTTTTTGCATGCATAGTAGTGTGTGATTAATatggagtggaagacaggagtgtctggcatgctctggtccatggggtcatgaagagtcggacacgactaaacaacaacaacaaccaccaccaccattcattTACATGCATCACAATCTGCAGTCTGATCTGATACTATGCAGTAGCGAAATAAGAACCATGTTCAGCTTCTGTCCATTTGAGCTGCCCCTTTGTGAATGCTTTATGCAAAAAAGCTTTGCGCCCTTGCAGTCATGTTTAATTCAAGGCATGAGCCCTCCAAATGTAAATCAAGAGGGAGAAGTAAAACAGTGATGCCCTCTTGGCTGACTTGGCAGGACCACCTGTTTAGCACCTCCCCTCCGAGAACTGCCTCCATCAGCATCCATCCCCCCTGGCTCCATCAGAGGGAGAAGCGAGACAGTGAAGCCCCCTTTGCTGGTTTAGCGGGGTAGGCTCCTCCCATCCCAGTGTGGACTCTTTGCAGTGGCCCTTCCACTTAGTCTTATGGAACTCAATGGCAAAGTATAGGCTCTGCACGCAGAAGGTCGCAAGATTAATTCCCATAATCACTTGCAGGAGGATTTCAATGAAAGACCCCAGAGAGTCCTTGCAATGCTATGATGCATATATGGCAGACTCACATGAACTTGGATTTgtgtgttttcctcttccctccccatctctttctccttttttgcattgtatCCATCAAGAGCTCACAAACTATGAGCTCACAAACTGCAAAGCTTTTTACAAGCGATCACAGAAGGGCACTATAtaaattcaaaaaacaaacacTATGCTACTGTAGCCTAATGATGCAGCTATGAATCAGAACATTCAAGTTCATTTTTCACCTCTACTATAAACTTGCTTAGGCAAGTCACTCTCCCTCAATCTTAGCCCCCCATCTGTAAAACAGGAATAACAACATCAGCCAACCTTACAGTGCTGCTGTATAGACAACAGCGTGGTAATATAGATAGCATACTTTGATCACCCTGAAGCACTTTATTAACATTACCAAGCAAAGCCTTCCATTGCTGCGTTTAGTCAAAATATGCAGAATATTTATATTCAAAGTCATCTAGATGTTGAAACACATACTTCCCATCTCCTCGGAAGAACACGGGCCTTGTTAATGTCCACACCCCCTCATTAATGTCCACAAGCCATTGTTAACGTCCACACCCTCGGCACATCAAGTGCCAGGCCTACCTAGTTCCAGGACGAAGTCTTTGATGATTTAAGAAACACTGATGATTCATGAGAAGCACTAGGACTCCCAGACCTTTCCCTGGTTTCAATAAATGCAAGAGCTGTGATACTCTCATAAGGGAAAATGAAGACACAGTAGTGGTTCACCAGCTTCTCCAACAGCTCACAATTCTGGAATGAGCTTAGAGCCGTTTTCAATTTGTAGGTCACATTCTttatgggggccacatgccagtggtgggcagtgctagaagaaaaagtgggtggagcaatgggtaTGACTAcatcccagccatgcaaaagtcagtgattacacacacacacacacacacacacacacacacagagagagagagagagagagagagagagagagagagagagagatgtgcaacTACATGAGAGTTGTAGCTCAGAGACACCTggaagaccaaaggttccccacacctggggtAGAGCAGGGGTGACAAAAGTGGTGGGGCTATGGAGAGTCCCCGGGTCTGGACAAGGAGGCATTAAGGActgcatttggctcctgggcttcagattccccagccctgccttagTACACACCATCCTATATAACCTTAATCAACATGATAGGAAAACCTTCCACAGTTCCAATTTCATGCCATTATTTAGCAACATTAAAATTACATGCCTAAAATACTAGCATATTAAAAGGAGGTTGTCAGCACTGGATATCAGTTTTTGTGTTCTTCCTGGGGCCAGTTCAGAGTACTGTACTGTTTTTGACTTGTATCTCTGCCTGTTAGTAATGGCCACCAGAGGTTCTGCTCTGGGTTTGGAGGTTAAAAGGTTGGAGAAAGAAGGGAGGACTTCCAAGTTGCTCCAAGGACTTCCTTTTGTTTCTTCTGAACATTCCAACAATGAGATTCCCTGGATGATCCCCAGCTTCCATCATTATGACTCTACTTTCCCCACACTGTGCGTAATTATACACACCTCTATCAGGTCTGAACCTTAAGTCTGATTCTGCTATACTCTGCTTATGTTTTTAAACTGACCCAAAGTGAAGTGGTGATTCTAGGGTGCTTTCCAGGCAATGCTAAACTGCCCAAAGCAAGTACCGGTAAATATCCCTTTCAGCTCTTGGCAGAGCAAGTGGCAATGATGAAAGGGACTTTCCCAAAACCACTATTAAATTTAACTGTCTAATTTTAGAAtataggaaaaaaaaacattttgaaaactcaaaggaaagaggaaatggtATGTAGGGTATATAACAGATAACATGAATGAGAGAATATTCTTATTTACTGACTGCGGGAAgtagaaagaagagagaaaatgaagaaCTAGTGTATTCTCTTACAACAACCCAAGCTCAGGCACAGTGACTGGACTTTCAAACCTGGCCCTATACATCCTAGATTTAAATACCTAATGTCTCCATGAGTGTGCCACAGCTGAAAAGAATAGAACAAGCTAACACACAACAGTAAAACATTATTTTACACGTGAAAAGTGTCATATATTATTAACACTAGTATAGGTGGAGTGGGCACAGGATGACCACTTGTGACCTTCATGATCCCTTTACTCAAAaaccaaccctgccatgtgggaatcccttgcaaacGACCAAAGTCAGGTCATGTATCTttaacagtgaccagaggaggaatgactgctgggaggagcgcagagagaagaaatgccatggtgcatccaCAGCAGCACAAATGGATGCCTTCATGTcctacctgcaataaaacattccTCTCCCATATCTGCCTCTACAAccatgctgcaaccttccaacagtttgacttcacccacaaagtcgcactcctccattgtcagaGAAGACCCATGGAAGTTGGTGGActtgccattgaaatcaatgtattTTAAGTTAGTTGAGTCCATCAACTTccatgggtcttctctgagtaggactaatatTGGCTATAACCCACACTTTTACCCTCACAGTAACCCTATGAGATAGGttaggccaggcacccccaaccttcagccctccagatgctttggactacaattcccatcatccctgaccactggtcctgttagctagggatcatgggagctgtaggccaaaacatctggagggccgcaggttgggggtgcctgggttaggctgagagaaagtgactgggCCCAAGGCCACACACTGAACTTCACAGCTGAAAGGGGATTTTAACCCCAGGTCTCCTAAGTCCTAGTCCCACACTCTGACCCCTACACCATGATGGCTCACTTAGTACCTTCATGACTACAAGAATAGAATGGAGCTTGCTTCTGCTGTCTTGATGCTAAACGCATTTGCTTGAGAATAACCACTAGACCTTGCAGGTTCTGTAAGAAACTTTATAAACAATATTGCTGTGGTGCTACAGCCTTTCCCTGTGTAAATGCACATTATTTTGAGGAAACAATGCAATTTTTTATTACACTTACAAGCAATCTGTTGATAGGAAAAGCCCCAAATGATTTCATTGTTTAGTGACCTTTCATTCACCTCCTGTGGTAATTAACTCAAAATGATCTAATGCTCCTGGAATTTAGAACTGGCGTGATGTAGTCTGGAATGATATTCTTCCTCCACTTTCATAGAAAAGCAAAAGGTACACCACTTGAAAAtgaaaagcaaggaggaaaaatGCTGCTAGCAGCCCTCCTGCAACCAGAAGCGGTTTTAGGGTGGCGCGACTGGTGTGGTCCCACTGGGTGCCACCCTGCAGGGGGTgtcaaaacaatgctgtagaacggagCACAAGAGATGGAGGGGTGCCAGATTTTAGTGCCACACAGGGCATGCTGAAATTTGAGGGCCCGAAGTCCACCACTGCCACAACAGCTCCTCAGTACAAACAAGACCAGAACTTTTGTTGTAGGAATGCTGCCCTCTACAGGAGTCACATGGCTGCACATGGTTCACCCGCTTCCATTTTTTCTTCCtacctttgaggtaggttaggctgagaaacaaaCAGACCCaaggctcaaggtcacccagttagcttaatggccaagtggggatttgaaccctggtctgccaggtcctagtccaacacactaaccactacacctcagtGGCTTCAATGTGAGTTATTCCAAGCTAAGGTGGCACTTTCCAAACAGACATATATAGAACTGAAAACTTTCTGTTctacaatatattgaggttcatTAGCATTTGGACATAAAGAATGTAGGAACGGGTCAAGTAACAGGAGCCAATTCCAGCAAACTGTTCTCTATTCACACAATGGGTTTTTGAAGTGATTCTGCAAGTTCATACAAAAGTTACAGTGACACGAGTTCTCCAtatcattcttttaaaaaggtaattCCCCGATAAGAGTTAAAAACAGGAATACAGCTTTCTGTTTATTGAACTCTCAACCCAACCAAGCAAAACTGCATATAACCTATTTTGTTGCAAAGTTTCCAAGGGCATTAACTCAAAGAGGAAGTTTTTAAAGATCAGCAACAGGAAACATGACAACAGACTCAAACCTAAACATTCTGTTTTCTTTGTGAGACACACCTTCTCCATCTGTAGCAAAGTTTATACATGGCACCAACttttggagagagagggagagaaaacccTGCAAGACTCACATATCCAACTGGCTGGGTGGAACATTGCTCACTGgtagagtgtgtgctttgcaTCTGTGTCTGCAAAGGGCCCCACATCCAAACCCCAGTATCTCCATGTAAGGCTGAGAAAGAGCTCCTGGCTGAATGAAACCTACTGGCTGATCTCTGGCTGCCTTGCAGGAGATTGGCAAGGGATTGCAATTGTTTAAtgatagcaacaacaaaacaactttcCCCCACCTGAATCAGGTTGCTGACATGACAAACCAGGAGTAGACTTTTGtgtaaactgcgggaggcagggaaagataggcatgcctggcatgctctggtccatggggtcacgaagagtcggacacgactgaacgactgaacaacaactgggagcTACCCGGTAAATTCAGTTCTAGTACCGAAAAAAAATCCTGAGACTCAAAGGCACACTGTTTTTTCATTCTTGCTGTGTCTTTTGCACATGGCTCTGGTTAGCAGAAATTGAGTTTCAGTAAAACATACAAAGAAGATCCAATAAGTCTGAAGTCTGCTCATTCTTGACATTGATAACATGGAATGAGATGGGTGAATGGTTTGACTTGAGACTGCTTCCTATATTGCAAAAGCAATGCTTTAGAAATAAATAATGCTCAGCAGCAGAAACTCAGCAGCAACTTATTCACTAAGCAGATTCAGTCATGGCAAAAAGCTTTGTTGGTGGCAACATGGGAGCACACTGCCTTCTGTCTGCTACAGGTAGCATTTCTCTTTGGGTGTCAACCTTGCATGAAGGCGGCCACAGGTCCCTCTATTGGCTGGTCTGAAGACAGGTGAAGTCACCATTTAGGTAAACCTAAGCAGGTTTGGGTCTGGTCAGTGTCTGTAAAGCATATGTATGCCAACTTGGGTTTCATAATGAAGAAAGGTGGTTTATAAACATATAGAAAGTATATTCAGAAGCTTTTTAGCTTAGGTGTGAGcaaatgtttgtttattcaaaATATCAATATGCTCTCTTTAAGAGgaaataattcaaaataaatataaatattcctCTTAGCGAGGGGCGGGGGCGGACCGCGTGTGGCCACCATGCCTCCGAGTCCGACTCCTGAGTCCCAACGAGGTACAGGAGCGCAGCCGAAAGGGCCCTGGCTCCGCCGCAGCGCGCCTTCTTACCTGAGCAGCGCCAGCACCTCAGTCCCGACGGGGCGGGGCCACGAAGGTGGAAGTTGGCAGGGTTGGGCTGGAGAAGCAGTACCTGCCTGCCGCCGCTGCGCCCACACTTTCCAGCGGGCCAGATCACCACAGGTGCGTAAGAAGGCGCCCGCGAGGTCTCTCCCTTGGCCCGACGCCAGGTGTGGAGCTTGAGAAGGGAAAAGCGCGGGAACGGAATCGGGGGTCCACCAAGCCCCGCTACCTGGGCTTGGGTAGGCTGAACAGGAGTCTCGCGCACTTTAGCAAGGGTAAGCGCAAAGGCCTTTGGGTGGTAGCCCGGTGTACGCGCGCTGGCGCCCCCCCTCACCTGTGCGTGCCTGGGGGCGTGGCCCCGCTCACCTGCGGGGCGGTGTCGCAGGCAGACCGAGGCCACTCGCTCCTGCCTGGACTAGCGGAAGAGACGGACTGACTGGCCGGAGAAGGGCCGAGCGCGCGTTCCGCCCTGCCAGCCCATCGCCGGGTGGCCGCGGGAGAGGCTGGCGCGCAATTATTCCCCTCACAAGCAGGTCAGGctccccccgagcctgcctgccGCTTCTGCTGAGGTCGACCACCCCGACGACCTCATGGCCTCGGGCTCGTACGACGTGAGCGGCGGCCAAGCCCCGGAGGACGTGGGCCCGACGGCGCAAAACAGGCCGGACAACACGGCGTTCACCCAGCAGCGACTGCCGGCCTGGCAGCCTCTGCTGTCGGCCGGTACGGTGCTGCCGCTCTTCTTCTGCTTAGGCGCGGCCTTCATGGCCCTGGGCTTGGGGCTCCACTTCTCCTCGGAGGATATCCGCGAGCTGGAGCTCGACTACACCGGCGCGACAGGTTCCAATTGCGCTCGCTGCGCCAACGTCACCAGCAGCCCCACCCGCCATGCACCTTGCACCTGCGTGCTGCGCTTCGAGCTGCCCGTGGATTACCCTGCGCCCGTCTGCCTCTACTACCAGCTCTCCAACTACTACCAAAACAACCGGCGCTACAGCATCTCTCGCGACAACGCGCAGCTCAGCGGGGATTCCTGGGCGCTGACCAACCCCATCACCGAGTGTCAGCCTTACCAAAGGAACCACAAGCTCCCCATCGCCCCCTGTGGGAACATTGCCAACAGCCTCTTCAATGACACCTTCGCCCTGTACCATGTGCTTCGCAATGGCTCCATGGTCTCTGTGCCCCTGGACAAGAGAGGCATCTCCTGGTGGACCGACACCAACGTCAAGTTCCGGAACCCTGAACCGGTCAATGGGAGCCTGGCTCTGGCCTTCAAGAACACCATCAAGCCTCCCAACTGGCCCTACCCAGTCTATGACTTGGGCAACAACACGGGCCCAAACAACACGGGCTTTGTCAATGAGGACTTTATTGTGTGGATGCGCATCGCCGCCCTGCCCACCTTCCGCAAGCTGTACGCCCGCATCCGCCAGGGGAATTTCTCTGTGGGGTTGCCCCGTGGCACGTACCAGCTCAATGTCACCTACAATTACCCTGTCCTCTCTTTCAGTGGCAGCAAGAAGGTCATTTTCAGCACACTTTCCTGGATGGGGGGAAAGAATCCTTTCTTGGGCATTGCTTATCTCGTTTGTGGTTCGGCCTGCATCCTCACTGGCATTGTCATGCTAGTTGTGCATTTGAAATATCGGCAACAAAATGAGGAAGATTAATAGAGCAGACTCTGACAGTCAACAGGTTTAGGGGAGGACTGCTGCAGAAAGTTTGCTGGCCAGATTCTTTCTATTTCTGGTATTAGAATTAAACTTAGCTtgtagcctttttttttttttttaaagaaccctcATCTTCAGAGTAGTCGAGAATCAAATAGATGCCTCTAATTGTGTGTGAGAATGTGTGTGCTGCCATCTTCGGTCACTATAATTTCAGACATATAGGGTATTTCTGCCAAGAATAGCTAACCACTGCATGGTTTTCTTTATTCACAACAGAGATGCCCCCAAGGAAATCCATGTTTAATTAAGGATACAGGAGAGACTCCTCTTGTTTAGTGCTTATGAAACATGGCCTGTTTTCAGAATACTGAGAAGACATGTCCTTTGAAAAGGAGTACCGTGCCAAAGTTTTAATACTGAGAACATACTTCAGCAATTTGATTTCTTCTCCAGCAGAATTATTCCCAGGTTGAGAGTCTTGCTGGAATGACTTGAATGTAGTATCATACATTCGTGTGTCTTATTTTACAGCAGTCTTCTGTGGATGTGCTATCTGGCTAACTTCAGAAGTGATGCATAAATACCTGGGGGATTCTACATGCAGTGATACACAAAGTGTGTTC is a window from the Lacerta agilis isolate rLacAgi1 chromosome 8, rLacAgi1.pri, whole genome shotgun sequence genome containing:
- the TMEM30B gene encoding cell cycle control protein 50B produces the protein MASGSYDVSGGQAPEDVGPTAQNRPDNTAFTQQRLPAWQPLLSAGTVLPLFFCLGAAFMALGLGLHFSSEDIRELELDYTGATGSNCARCANVTSSPTRHAPCTCVLRFELPVDYPAPVCLYYQLSNYYQNNRRYSISRDNAQLSGDSWALTNPITECQPYQRNHKLPIAPCGNIANSLFNDTFALYHVLRNGSMVSVPLDKRGISWWTDTNVKFRNPEPVNGSLALAFKNTIKPPNWPYPVYDLGNNTGPNNTGFVNEDFIVWMRIAALPTFRKLYARIRQGNFSVGLPRGTYQLNVTYNYPVLSFSGSKKVIFSTLSWMGGKNPFLGIAYLVCGSACILTGIVMLVVHLKYRQQNEED